A single Alphaproteobacteria bacterium DNA region contains:
- a CDS encoding mandelate racemase/muconate lactonizing enzyme family protein: MKISEIKTYVVGNPPPHRGGPYFVFLKLVTDNGIKGWGEVYGVPFGPHLVAAMIEDVAARHVIGADPFKIERLWRLIYSSGFSQHPDLSLVGVLSGLEMACWDIVGKALDQPVYNLLGGRVHETLRSYTYLYPAPEDMPSPTGDESDAMAIAEAFGDAEMAPRRAAHYTAQGFTAIKFDPVMPMGAFDPRQLSLAALDNAELVIRNLREAVGGECDLLVGTHGQMTTSSAIRLARRLEPFDPLWFEEPVPPENTVEMARVARHTSIPVASGERLATKYEFARLLQDQAAAILQPALGRVGGILEAKKIAGMAETHYAQIAPHLYCGPIEAAANIQIATCSPNFLIQESIETFGGFHAEILTNPLVWQDGRIVPPTEPGLGVELDEAVAAAHPYQGPIFPEMGEEPL; this comes from the coding sequence ATGAAAATCTCCGAAATCAAGACCTACGTCGTCGGCAACCCGCCGCCGCACCGCGGCGGCCCCTACTTCGTCTTTCTCAAGCTGGTCACCGACAACGGCATCAAGGGCTGGGGCGAGGTCTACGGCGTGCCCTTCGGCCCCCACCTGGTGGCCGCCATGATCGAGGACGTGGCGGCGCGCCATGTCATCGGCGCCGACCCCTTCAAGATCGAGCGGCTGTGGCGCCTGATCTATTCCTCGGGCTTCAGCCAGCATCCCGACCTCTCGCTGGTGGGCGTGCTCAGCGGCCTCGAGATGGCGTGCTGGGATATCGTCGGCAAGGCGCTAGACCAGCCCGTCTACAACCTCTTGGGCGGCCGCGTCCACGAGACGCTGCGGTCGTATACCTATCTCTACCCGGCGCCCGAGGACATGCCGTCGCCGACGGGCGATGAAAGCGACGCCATGGCCATCGCCGAGGCCTTCGGCGACGCCGAAATGGCGCCGCGGCGCGCCGCCCACTACACCGCCCAGGGTTTCACGGCGATCAAGTTCGATCCCGTCATGCCCATGGGGGCCTTCGATCCCCGGCAGTTGTCGCTGGCGGCGCTGGACAACGCCGAGCTGGTAATACGTAACTTGCGCGAAGCGGTGGGCGGCGAATGCGACCTGCTGGTCGGCACCCACGGCCAGATGACGACGTCGAGCGCCATCCGCCTGGCGCGGCGCCTCGAGCCCTTCGATCCGCTGTGGTTCGAGGAACCGGTGCCGCCCGAGAACACCGTCGAGATGGCCCGCGTGGCGCGCCACACCTCGATCCCCGTGGCCTCGGGCGAACGCCTGGCCACCAAGTACGAGTTCGCCCGTCTGTTGCAGGACCAGGCCGCCGCCATCCTGCAGCCGGCGCTGGGCCGCGTCGGCGGCATCCTCGAGGCCAAGAAGATCGCCGGCATGGCCGAAACCCACTACGCCCAGATCGCACCCCACCTTTATTGCGGCCCCATCGAGGCCGCCGCCAACATCCAGATTGCCACCTGCAGCCCCAACTTTTTGATTCAGGAAAGCATCGAGACCTTCGGCGGCTTCCACGCCGAAATCCTGACGAATCCGCTGGTTTGGCAGGACGGCCGCATCGTTCCGCCGACCGAGCCCGGCCTGGGCGTCGAGCTCGAC